The following are encoded together in the Bradyrhizobium algeriense genome:
- a CDS encoding XdhC family protein produces the protein MLNRDEDILQAAENWQKAGHGVALATVVETWGSAPRPAGSSLVINDDGTFLGSVSGGCVEGAVVTEALDVIASGKPKMLEFGVADETAWNVGLSCGGTIRVFVEKVGQS, from the coding sequence ATGCTCAATCGCGACGAGGACATTCTGCAGGCCGCCGAGAACTGGCAGAAGGCCGGCCACGGCGTGGCGCTGGCGACCGTGGTCGAGACCTGGGGCTCGGCGCCCCGGCCGGCCGGCTCCAGCCTCGTCATCAACGATGACGGCACGTTCTTGGGCTCCGTCTCCGGCGGCTGCGTCGAGGGCGCGGTCGTCACCGAGGCGCTGGACGTGATCGCCAGCGGCAAGCCAAAAATGCTGGAATTCGGCGTCGCCGACGAAACCGCCTGGAATGTCGGCCTGTCCTGCGGCGGCACCATCCGCGTCTTCGTAGAGAAGGTGGGCCAGTCGTGA
- a CDS encoding XdhC family protein — MKLETLTQVNTERAARRPVIVITDTANGEQRLVKAEDIAVDPLGAELAKQLRMGKSGMIESGGKKLFLNVYAPTARLVIVGAVHISQALAPLARSLDYDVTVVDPRTAFASPERFPDVPLIAEWPDVALPPLNIDHYTAFVALTHDPKIDDPALLHAFERGCFYIGALGSRKTHAKRAERLKAQGAADADIARIHAPIGLSIGAVSPSEIAVAIMAEITAELRLPKETAKVQAA; from the coding sequence GTGAAACTGGAAACTCTCACACAGGTAAATACTGAGCGCGCCGCGCGCCGGCCCGTCATCGTGATCACCGATACCGCCAATGGCGAGCAGCGGCTGGTGAAGGCCGAGGACATCGCTGTCGATCCGCTGGGCGCCGAACTTGCCAAGCAGCTCCGCATGGGCAAGAGCGGCATGATCGAGAGCGGCGGCAAAAAACTGTTTCTCAACGTCTACGCGCCGACCGCGCGGCTCGTCATCGTCGGCGCGGTTCATATCAGCCAGGCCTTGGCGCCGCTGGCGCGCTCGCTCGATTACGACGTGACGGTGGTCGATCCGCGCACGGCCTTTGCGAGCCCCGAGCGTTTTCCCGACGTGCCGCTGATCGCGGAGTGGCCCGACGTGGCGCTGCCGCCGCTCAATATCGATCATTACACGGCGTTCGTCGCGCTGACGCACGATCCCAAGATCGACGATCCGGCGCTGCTGCATGCCTTTGAACGCGGCTGCTTCTATATCGGCGCGCTCGGCTCGCGAAAGACCCATGCCAAGCGCGCCGAACGCTTGAAAGCGCAGGGCGCGGCGGACGCCGATATCGCGCGCATCCATGCGCCGATCGGCCTTTCCATCGGCGCGGTGTCGCCGTCGGAGATCGCGGTCGCGATCATGGCCGAGATCACCGCCGAGCTGCGGTTGCCGAAAGAAACCGCGAAGGTACAGGCGGCATGA
- a CDS encoding molybdopterin-binding/glycosyltransferase family 2 protein has protein sequence MKFGPASPEDAIGGVTVHTLRQGSLVLKKGTTIGSAEVEALNKAGVKEIVVVRLEAGDVSEDEAAASIAQAVAGEGVNVERAFTGRSNLFAAQAGVLVVDRAAVDRINGVDEAITFATLAAFKPVVEGEMIATVKLIPFGVEAKLRDAAVNVAGKGTLRIAPYVIKKVGVVSTLLPGLSPKVIDKTLRVTAERLAPAGASIIAERRVPHDEADLAASIKELLGLGAELVIVFGASAIADRRDVIPAAITEIGGAIEHFGMPVDPGNLLLIGSAGGVPVLGAPGCARSPVENGFDWVLMRLLAGLKVTRAELTGMGVGGLLMEIVTRPQPRTVADTEANRNVTAIVLAAGRSTRMGGPNKLLAEIDGKKLVRIVAEQALASKATEVIVVTGHQADLVEQALAGLNVKFVRNPDFAGGLASSVKAGIAAVTENADGAVVCLGDMPLISAKLIDQLIETFAPDRGHLIAVPVSDGRRGNPVLWSRRFFKELMTLDGDVGARHLIAKHTEAVAEVPVDGQSAFLDIDTPQALEAARGL, from the coding sequence ATGAAGTTCGGTCCCGCCAGTCCGGAAGACGCGATTGGCGGCGTCACCGTGCATACGCTGCGGCAGGGGTCGCTGGTGCTGAAGAAAGGCACCACGATCGGTTCCGCCGAGGTCGAGGCGCTCAACAAGGCCGGGGTCAAGGAAATCGTCGTGGTGCGGCTGGAGGCGGGTGACGTCTCCGAAGACGAAGCCGCTGCCAGCATTGCGCAGGCCGTTGCCGGCGAGGGCGTCAATGTCGAGCGCGCCTTTACCGGCCGCTCCAATCTGTTCGCCGCACAGGCCGGCGTGCTGGTGGTCGATCGCGCCGCGGTCGACCGCATCAACGGTGTCGACGAAGCCATCACCTTTGCAACGCTCGCGGCTTTCAAGCCGGTGGTCGAAGGCGAGATGATCGCGACCGTCAAACTCATTCCGTTCGGCGTCGAAGCGAAGCTGCGTGATGCGGCCGTTAATGTCGCTGGCAAGGGCACACTGCGGATTGCGCCTTATGTCATCAAGAAGGTCGGCGTGGTTTCGACCCTGTTGCCGGGGCTTTCGCCAAAGGTGATCGACAAGACCCTGCGGGTGACGGCGGAGCGGCTGGCGCCCGCCGGTGCCAGCATCATTGCCGAGCGCCGCGTGCCGCACGATGAGGCTGATCTCGCGGCATCGATCAAGGAATTGCTCGGCCTCGGCGCTGAGCTGGTGATCGTGTTCGGCGCCTCCGCGATCGCCGACCGCCGCGACGTGATCCCGGCCGCGATCACCGAGATCGGCGGCGCGATCGAGCATTTCGGCATGCCGGTAGATCCCGGCAATCTGCTGCTGATCGGCAGCGCCGGCGGCGTGCCGGTATTGGGCGCGCCGGGCTGCGCGCGCTCGCCGGTCGAAAACGGCTTTGACTGGGTGCTGATGCGGCTTCTCGCCGGCTTGAAAGTCACGCGCGCCGAGTTGACCGGCATGGGCGTCGGCGGCCTGTTGATGGAAATCGTCACGCGGCCGCAGCCGCGCACCGTTGCCGACACCGAAGCCAACCGCAACGTCACGGCAATCGTGCTCGCCGCCGGGCGCTCGACCCGGATGGGCGGTCCCAACAAGCTGCTCGCCGAAATCGACGGCAAGAAGCTGGTGCGGATCGTGGCCGAGCAGGCGCTGGCGTCGAAGGCGACCGAGGTGATCGTCGTCACCGGCCATCAGGCCGATCTCGTCGAACAGGCGCTGGCCGGGCTGAATGTAAAGTTCGTCCGCAATCCGGATTTCGCCGGCGGGCTCGCTTCTTCCGTCAAGGCCGGCATCGCGGCAGTGACAGAAAACGCCGACGGCGCCGTCGTCTGTCTCGGCGACATGCCGCTGATCTCCGCAAAACTGATCGACCAGTTGATCGAAACCTTCGCGCCGGACCGCGGCCATCTGATCGCCGTCCCCGTCAGCGACGGCCGCCGCGGCAATCCCGTGCTGTGGTCGCGGCGTTTCTTTAAAGAATTGATGACGCTGGACGGCGATGTCGGCGCCCGCCATCTGATCGCCAAGCACACTGAGGCCGTCGCCGAAGTCCCGGTCGATGGTCAGAGCGCGTTTCTCGATATCGACACGCCGCAGGCGCTGGAAGCCGCGCGAGGATTGTAG
- a CDS encoding DUF4189 domain-containing protein has translation MVSTVAAQRRALFILALTLILGVSGFITRAWAAGAFAVGKCGAYGQAYDYPAEAAARAAALKQCKGNCTALTMNRACAALAVDMTNPCGPHGYAVKSKISSSLNAATKKCYEFGGKECVIRAWACDAKG, from the coding sequence ATCGTTTCGACCGTGGCGGCACAGCGCCGCGCGCTCTTTATTCTTGCGCTGACGCTGATACTGGGCGTCTCGGGCTTCATCACGAGGGCATGGGCGGCGGGCGCGTTCGCCGTCGGCAAGTGCGGCGCTTACGGCCAGGCCTATGACTATCCGGCCGAGGCCGCCGCGCGTGCCGCGGCGCTGAAACAGTGCAAGGGCAACTGCACCGCGCTCACCATGAATCGGGCCTGCGCCGCGCTCGCGGTCGATATGACCAATCCGTGCGGTCCCCACGGCTATGCCGTAAAATCCAAAATTTCGAGCTCGCTCAACGCCGCGACAAAGAAGTGCTACGAATTCGGCGGCAAGGAATGCGTCATCCGCGCCTGGGCCTGCGACGCCAAGGGGTGA
- a CDS encoding DUF2000 family protein, whose product MQFDTKIAVIIRTDLEPWQKLNVASFLAGGIAAAFPECIGEPYGDASGTKYLSLIGQPILIYGADRVALTRALERALARNVTPAVYTEDMFKTTHDAANREVVRAVIRAELNLVGLAMRAERKVIDKIVDGLKFHS is encoded by the coding sequence ATGCAATTCGACACCAAGATCGCGGTCATCATCCGGACCGACCTCGAACCGTGGCAAAAACTCAACGTCGCTTCGTTCCTGGCCGGCGGCATTGCCGCAGCCTTTCCCGAATGTATCGGCGAGCCCTATGGCGACGCGTCGGGCACGAAATATCTGTCGCTGATCGGCCAGCCGATCCTGATCTACGGCGCTGACCGCGTCGCACTCACCCGCGCGCTCGAACGGGCGCTGGCGCGAAACGTCACGCCCGCGGTCTATACCGAGGACATGTTCAAGACCACGCACGACGCCGCCAACCGCGAGGTGGTCAGGGCCGTGATCCGCGCCGAGCTCAACCTGGTTGGCCTCGCGATGCGCGCCGAGCGCAAGGTGATCGACAAGATCGTCGACGGGCTGAAGTTTCACAGCTAG
- a CDS encoding SMP-30/gluconolactonase/LRE family protein, giving the protein MRTPQLSALMLAVLTFSAGAAEPQKLWEASGFKNPESAVFDPAAGAVYVSNVNGDPMKKDGNGFVSKLGPDGKVVTIEWAKGLDSPTGLALANGKLYVADVDRIAEIDLAKGEVLNRFEAPGSKFLNDLAADKSGRIYASDMVSNSIWVLDGGKLSLLLQDDALENPNGLLVEDGRLVVASWGKMAPDFSTKVPGRMKAVDLATKKVSDLGSSTPVGNLDGVEPDGKGGYLVTDWMTGGLLRIASNGTATRLLPLAKGSADLGIGPDGIVIIPMMMDGTVVAYRVDTR; this is encoded by the coding sequence ATGAGGACACCTCAGCTCTCCGCATTAATGTTAGCTGTTCTTACCTTCAGCGCCGGCGCCGCGGAACCTCAGAAGCTGTGGGAGGCGAGTGGCTTCAAGAACCCCGAATCGGCGGTATTCGACCCAGCTGCGGGGGCCGTCTATGTTTCGAACGTCAACGGCGATCCGATGAAAAAGGATGGCAACGGCTTCGTTTCAAAGCTCGGGCCGGATGGAAAGGTCGTAACAATCGAGTGGGCCAAGGGACTCGACAGTCCGACCGGGCTCGCGCTTGCCAATGGCAAGCTGTACGTCGCAGATGTGGACCGCATTGCGGAAATCGACCTCGCCAAGGGCGAAGTCCTGAACCGGTTCGAGGCACCCGGATCGAAGTTCTTGAACGATCTCGCGGCTGACAAGAGTGGACGGATTTACGCTTCCGATATGGTGTCAAACAGCATTTGGGTGCTCGACGGCGGCAAGCTGTCTCTCCTGTTGCAGGATGACGCGCTCGAAAATCCGAACGGGCTCCTCGTCGAGGACGGCCGGCTTGTGGTCGCGTCGTGGGGCAAGATGGCCCCGGACTTCTCAACGAAGGTGCCCGGCCGCATGAAGGCGGTCGATCTCGCGACGAAGAAAGTGTCCGATCTAGGTAGCTCGACACCAGTCGGTAATCTCGACGGCGTCGAACCCGATGGTAAGGGCGGCTATCTTGTCACCGATTGGATGACCGGCGGGCTGCTCCGCATCGCGAGCAATGGCACAGCGACGCGCCTCCTTCCGCTCGCGAAGGGGAGCGCCGATCTCGGGATCGGGCCGGATGGCATCGTCATCATCCCGATGATGATGGATGGCACTGTTGTTGCTTACAGGGTCGATACACGCTGA
- a CDS encoding ester cyclase: MANVIEIAKATVAAYNNKNWNEMRDLLAADAVYDEKATSRRLEGSGQIIEALQGWAQAFPDSKGTFIREFASNDTAILELVWKGVHTGPLQTPTGAIPASNRPIEVPACEVFRVEGGKVRSATHYFDMLTLLNQIGVTGAATPSKSAA, translated from the coding sequence ATGGCGAACGTCATTGAAATCGCAAAGGCCACAGTTGCCGCATACAACAACAAGAACTGGAATGAGATGAGAGACTTGTTGGCTGCCGACGCCGTGTATGACGAAAAGGCAACGAGCCGTCGCCTGGAGGGCTCGGGTCAGATCATCGAAGCCCTCCAAGGCTGGGCCCAGGCCTTCCCGGACTCCAAGGGTACATTCATACGTGAGTTTGCCAGCAACGATACTGCCATCTTGGAACTCGTATGGAAGGGCGTTCACACCGGGCCGCTGCAAACGCCGACCGGTGCCATCCCGGCATCGAACAGGCCGATCGAAGTGCCAGCTTGCGAGGTCTTCCGGGTCGAAGGCGGAAAGGTCAGGAGTGCGACGCACTATTTCGATATGCTCACGTTGCTGAACCAGATCGGCGTGACGGGAGCTGCAACGCCTTCAAAGAGTGCGGCATAG
- a CDS encoding GNAT family N-acetyltransferase, with protein sequence MGIEVWVNTYLRDGVSPLFADYVLSEFTAQKFRNSIVDPDLAIWVSENRTGIDGFVTVCSTAAPPLADCSPMEITTLYVQPRHQAGGKGGALLRHALDHCRNMGGENVWLKVEAKNHRAIDFYLRHGFTRIGSTDFVIGDQAYENHVMRTNLRHPVD encoded by the coding sequence GTGGGCATCGAAGTCTGGGTGAATACGTATCTCCGGGATGGCGTCAGTCCGTTATTCGCAGACTATGTGCTTTCGGAATTCACGGCGCAGAAGTTTCGCAACTCGATCGTCGATCCCGATCTGGCGATCTGGGTATCGGAGAACCGGACGGGAATTGACGGCTTTGTGACGGTTTGTTCGACGGCCGCGCCGCCGCTGGCCGATTGTTCGCCGATGGAAATCACCACCCTGTATGTTCAACCGAGGCACCAGGCGGGCGGAAAGGGCGGCGCGCTGTTGCGTCATGCCCTGGACCACTGCAGGAACATGGGCGGCGAAAACGTCTGGCTGAAGGTCGAAGCCAAAAACCACCGGGCCATCGACTTCTATCTCCGGCATGGTTTTACCAGGATCGGCTCCACGGATTTTGTGATCGGCGATCAGGCTTACGAAAACCATGTGATGAGAACGAACCTTCGGCATCCCGTTGACTGA
- a CDS encoding sulfite oxidase, with protein sequence MARETSGSAADGNGFDTSRRRFLGSSGLVVLGAAIGGGLPLSRNGIGIPEAHAQVAAPAAAKGPQYLKFPGKNEGLVVLGEKPLVAETPESLLDDDTTPIEKFYIRNNGQIPEETKDPDAWKITIDGEVNNKIEVTLGELKSKYKAVTRRMVLECGGNGRAAFSPPARGNQWTNGGAGCAEWTGVPLADLLKKAGLKPSAKYTAHYAADLHLSGDAGKPTISRGVRLEKAMDPNTLIVWAMNGKPLPNIHGGPVRLVVPGWAGSASQKWLTRITIRDREHDGPGMTEFSYRLAIKPMVPGGKADPANFRILESMPVRSIITNPANGAKFAAGTKELKLRGASWAGDLTVKQVDVSTDFGASWQRTTLEKPKNKYDWQRWTATIKLPSDGYFEVWARATDSRGAMQPHQAGFWNPQGYGGNAMHRIAVLVG encoded by the coding sequence ATGGCGCGGGAAACGAGCGGCAGTGCGGCTGATGGCAATGGGTTCGATACCAGCCGGCGCAGATTTTTGGGCAGTTCAGGTCTTGTGGTACTGGGCGCGGCAATCGGCGGCGGTCTGCCGCTGTCGCGCAACGGCATAGGCATTCCGGAGGCCCACGCGCAGGTCGCCGCGCCGGCCGCGGCCAAGGGCCCGCAATATCTGAAATTCCCCGGCAAGAACGAAGGCCTCGTCGTGCTTGGCGAAAAGCCGCTGGTTGCCGAGACGCCGGAAAGCCTGCTCGACGACGACACCACGCCGATCGAAAAATTCTATATCCGCAACAACGGGCAGATCCCCGAGGAGACCAAGGATCCCGACGCCTGGAAGATCACCATCGACGGCGAGGTCAACAACAAGATCGAGGTCACGCTCGGCGAGTTGAAATCGAAGTACAAGGCGGTGACGCGCCGCATGGTGCTGGAGTGCGGCGGCAATGGCCGGGCGGCGTTCTCGCCGCCGGCGCGCGGCAACCAGTGGACCAACGGCGGGGCAGGGTGCGCGGAATGGACCGGCGTGCCGCTCGCCGACCTGCTCAAGAAGGCCGGCCTCAAGCCATCAGCGAAATACACCGCGCATTATGCGGCCGACCTGCATCTGTCGGGCGATGCCGGCAAGCCGACCATCTCGCGCGGCGTGCGGCTGGAGAAGGCGATGGACCCGAACACGTTGATCGTATGGGCCATGAATGGCAAGCCGCTGCCGAACATTCATGGCGGGCCGGTGCGTTTGGTTGTGCCGGGCTGGGCGGGTTCGGCCTCGCAAAAATGGCTGACGCGCATCACCATCCGCGACCGCGAGCATGACGGCCCCGGCATGACGGAGTTTTCCTATCGGCTCGCGATCAAGCCGATGGTGCCCGGCGGCAAGGCCGATCCGGCGAATTTCCGCATTCTGGAGTCGATGCCGGTGCGCTCCATCATCACCAATCCCGCGAACGGCGCCAAGTTCGCCGCCGGCACCAAGGAGCTGAAACTGCGCGGCGCCTCCTGGGCCGGCGATCTCACTGTCAAGCAGGTGGATGTCTCGACCGATTTCGGCGCGAGCTGGCAGCGCACCACGCTGGAAAAGCCGAAGAACAAATATGACTGGCAGCGCTGGACCGCGACCATCAAGCTGCCGAGCGACGGCTATTTCGAGGTCTGGGCCCGCGCCACCGATTCCAGGGGCGCGATGCAGCCGCATCAGGCCGGCTTCTGGAATCCGCAAGGCTATGGCGGCAACGCCATGCACCGCATCGCCGTGCTGGTCGGATGA
- a CDS encoding dodecin, whose amino-acid sequence MPNTEMKDHVYKILDLVGSSEKSIEDAIQNAITRASKTVRSMKWFEVVQTRGHIEDGSVRHYQVTLRVGFTLEG is encoded by the coding sequence ATGCCAAACACCGAAATGAAGGATCACGTTTACAAGATCCTGGACCTCGTCGGATCCTCCGAGAAAAGCATCGAAGATGCCATTCAGAACGCCATAACCCGCGCATCAAAGACCGTTCGCTCCATGAAATGGTTCGAAGTGGTGCAAACGAGAGGCCACATCGAAGATGGATCCGTGCGCCATTACCAGGTAACCTTGCGGGTTGGATTTACCCTGGAGGGGTAA
- a CDS encoding cyclase family protein, which yields MKAFTLGATIALAFSTAAYAQAPSWTVPAESQRCPSKWGAADERGSGNHQKPAAVMNAAKLIKTGEVIELAHVLGPSMAFFGTRRFDMHTKRTFMNQFSNMRGSNEEIIITELGQVGTQFDGFAHQTHLNSWYNCQKVDENSDRTGFKKFGIHNVGTLFTRGVLIDVAGFKGVEMLGDNYEITVEDLEGALKKQNLTLQPGDAVIIHTGWGKLYGKDNPRYVKSCPGIGVPAALWLAAKDPMLLGADNWPVEVAPNPDKQLSLPVHQVALVVNGIHLLENLKLDELAQKGVGEFAFVMQPLKIQGGSGSTVSPIAVR from the coding sequence ATGAAAGCATTCACATTGGGTGCGACGATCGCGCTTGCGTTTTCCACCGCCGCTTACGCGCAGGCACCAAGCTGGACCGTTCCGGCAGAAAGCCAGCGCTGTCCGTCGAAATGGGGCGCGGCCGACGAGCGCGGCTCGGGTAATCATCAGAAGCCCGCGGCCGTGATGAACGCCGCGAAGCTGATCAAGACCGGCGAGGTGATCGAACTCGCGCACGTGCTCGGCCCCAGCATGGCGTTCTTCGGAACGCGGCGCTTCGACATGCACACCAAGCGCACCTTCATGAACCAGTTCTCCAACATGCGCGGCTCGAACGAGGAGATCATCATCACCGAGCTCGGCCAGGTCGGCACCCAGTTCGACGGCTTTGCGCACCAGACCCATCTCAACAGCTGGTACAATTGCCAGAAGGTCGACGAGAACTCAGATCGCACCGGCTTCAAGAAGTTCGGTATCCATAATGTGGGCACGCTGTTCACGCGCGGCGTCCTGATCGACGTTGCGGGCTTCAAGGGCGTCGAGATGCTGGGCGACAATTACGAAATCACGGTGGAAGATCTCGAGGGCGCCCTGAAGAAGCAGAACCTGACGCTGCAGCCCGGCGACGCCGTCATCATCCACACCGGCTGGGGCAAGCTCTACGGCAAGGACAATCCTCGCTACGTGAAATCCTGCCCGGGCATCGGCGTGCCGGCCGCGCTCTGGCTTGCCGCAAAGGACCCGATGCTGCTCGGCGCCGACAACTGGCCGGTCGAGGTCGCGCCCAACCCCGACAAGCAATTGTCGCTTCCGGTGCACCAGGTCGCGCTCGTGGTGAACGGCATCCATCTGCTGGAGAACCTCAAGCTCGACGAGCTCGCGCAAAAGGGCGTCGGCGAGTTCGCCTTCGTGATGCAGCCGCTCAAGATTCAGGGCGGCTCGGGCTCGACGGTGTCGCCGATCGCGGTGCGGTAG
- a CDS encoding TRAP transporter substrate-binding protein: MKRRTFLKGSALAGATALVAAPAIAQGAPEIKWRLTSSFPKSLDTIFGTAQTFAKYVADATDNKFQIQTFAAGEIVPGLQALDAVSSATVEMAQTPLYFYIGKEPALTYATGAPFGMNHRHQHSWWSFGGGAELCNEALKPFKTHAILCGNSGTQMGGWFRKEIKTPEDLQGLKFRIAGMGGHVLAKLGIVPQQIAGGEVYSALEKGSIDAAEFVGPYDDEKLGFYKVAKYYYFPGWWEGGAMLHMIVNEEKWNALPKQYQAVLNQAGSAAGAWMIEKYDSVNPAALKRLVAGGAELRAFPQPVLEACYKATQDHLNEIAEKSALFKKTKESHDAYMKEVLFYTQIAENYYDNFLLSKMRKG, from the coding sequence ATGAAACGCCGTACGTTCCTCAAAGGCAGCGCCCTGGCCGGCGCGACGGCGCTGGTTGCGGCGCCTGCGATCGCGCAAGGTGCGCCCGAGATCAAGTGGCGTCTGACCTCGAGCTTTCCAAAATCGCTCGATACCATCTTCGGCACGGCGCAGACCTTTGCGAAATACGTGGCTGACGCCACCGACAACAAGTTTCAGATCCAGACGTTTGCGGCAGGCGAGATCGTGCCCGGCCTGCAGGCGCTCGATGCCGTGAGCTCGGCGACCGTCGAGATGGCGCAAACGCCGCTCTATTTCTACATCGGCAAGGAGCCGGCGCTCACCTATGCGACCGGCGCGCCGTTCGGCATGAACCATCGCCATCAGCATTCCTGGTGGTCGTTCGGCGGCGGCGCCGAACTCTGCAACGAGGCGCTGAAACCCTTCAAGACGCATGCGATCCTGTGCGGCAACTCCGGCACGCAGATGGGCGGCTGGTTTCGCAAGGAGATCAAGACACCCGAGGATCTCCAGGGCCTTAAGTTCCGCATCGCGGGCATGGGCGGGCATGTGCTCGCCAAATTGGGGATCGTGCCGCAGCAGATCGCGGGCGGTGAGGTCTATTCGGCGCTCGAGAAGGGATCGATCGATGCCGCGGAGTTCGTCGGTCCCTATGACGACGAGAAGCTCGGCTTCTACAAGGTGGCGAAGTACTACTACTTCCCCGGCTGGTGGGAAGGCGGCGCCATGTTGCACATGATCGTCAACGAAGAGAAGTGGAATGCGCTTCCCAAGCAATACCAGGCGGTCCTCAACCAGGCCGGTTCGGCCGCGGGCGCGTGGATGATCGAAAAATACGACAGCGTAAACCCTGCCGCCCTGAAGCGGCTTGTCGCCGGCGGGGCGGAGCTGCGCGCGTTCCCGCAGCCGGTCTTGGAGGCCTGCTACAAGGCAACCCAGGACCATCTGAACGAAATTGCCGAGAAGAGCGCGCTGTTCAAGAAGACCAAGGAGAGCCACGACGCGTATATGAAGGAAGTGCTGTTCTACACGCAGATCGCGGAAAACTACTACGACAACTTCCTGCTCAGCAAAATGCGCAAGGGCTGA
- a CDS encoding nuclear transport factor 2 family protein, which translates to MDIRAKLIEICDAFNAHDLDRIMSFFADDCVLEMPRGNKPYGSRFEGKQNVRQGLAARFEGLPDVHYGNAEHFVDSESQTGISKWCLTGTGRDGKKLEVQGCDFYTFRDGKVLRKDSYWKLVE; encoded by the coding sequence ATGGATATTCGAGCCAAGCTAATAGAGATATGTGATGCGTTTAACGCGCACGATCTGGATCGGATCATGAGTTTCTTTGCTGATGATTGCGTTCTGGAGATGCCAAGGGGGAATAAGCCGTATGGCTCCCGTTTTGAGGGCAAGCAGAATGTGCGGCAAGGGCTGGCTGCGCGTTTTGAAGGACTGCCCGACGTCCATTACGGGAACGCCGAGCATTTCGTGGATTCGGAATCTCAAACCGGCATTTCGAAATGGTGCCTCACCGGCACCGGTCGGGATGGCAAGAAGCTGGAAGTCCAAGGTTGCGACTTCTACACCTTCCGCGACGGCAAAGTGCTTCGAAAAGACTCATATTGGAAACTCGTCGAGTGA
- a CDS encoding TetR/AcrR family transcriptional regulator, with translation MAETSNKTSRKTGLKAAPKPANRRAGKAASAVPASPKPTSNRAERAAERRGAIIEAAMDEFIARGFAATRLDDVAKRAGVAKGTIYLHFKDKESMFEELIRTAIVPMINRLWSTPPQPGASVRDMVEGFAKTFIEEVATTRRGDLVRLIVAEGPRFPEVADFYYREVVSRGLGGMRALIELGIARGEIKQKNLARFPQIMVAPALIAVIWQSLFSRHAPLDALEMFRVHLDLIFGERRTT, from the coding sequence ATGGCGGAAACGAGCAATAAGACCTCCAGGAAAACCGGCCTGAAAGCAGCCCCGAAACCCGCCAATCGCCGGGCCGGGAAGGCGGCATCGGCCGTTCCGGCGTCGCCCAAGCCCACCTCCAACCGCGCCGAACGCGCGGCCGAGCGGCGCGGGGCCATTATCGAGGCGGCGATGGACGAATTCATCGCGCGCGGGTTTGCCGCGACGCGGCTGGACGACGTCGCCAAGCGGGCCGGTGTCGCCAAGGGCACGATCTATCTGCACTTCAAGGACAAGGAATCGATGTTCGAGGAGCTGATCCGCACCGCCATCGTGCCGATGATCAACCGCCTCTGGAGCACGCCACCGCAGCCCGGGGCGTCGGTACGCGACATGGTGGAGGGCTTTGCCAAAACCTTCATCGAGGAGGTGGCGACCACGCGCCGCGGCGACCTCGTGCGCTTGATCGTGGCCGAAGGCCCGCGATTTCCTGAAGTGGCCGACTTCTATTACCGCGAAGTGGTGTCGCGAGGCCTCGGCGGCATGCGCGCGCTGATCGAACTCGGCATCGCGCGCGGCGAGATCAAACAGAAAAACCTGGCGCGGTTTCCGCAAATCATGGTGGCGCCCGCGCTGATCGCCGTGATCTGGCAGAGCCTTTTCAGCAGACATGCGCCACTGGACGCCCTCGAAATGTTTCGGGTGCATCTCGATCTGATTTTTGGCGAACGGAGGACGACATGA